The Rhopalosiphum maidis isolate BTI-1 chromosome 1, ASM367621v3, whole genome shotgun sequence genome has a segment encoding these proteins:
- the LOC113549744 gene encoding uncharacterized protein LOC113549744 encodes MIFAEMKTFSLCFVLLLVKISAFGLVKADSPPGPVYVNPDLVYEKPELIASQVVSSDSQITQTVYGFLDFTTTIGNTVMVFMPQSASISLDTTVETPSTTEATITTTIEEKPITKEQLETAESIGIIPSKPVNLPIDSKNEEIVVTSNEPIMTTKETTTTELITTTTKEPPTTKNTVKKSEQEKKSTGVPVTTKKTIAKSTTPSPQKPKPAGIANKEPAVSSKVVVLAGSKVIENIVTKVEVIEGSTPEPSKVVEKAIYSKVEVISGEPVEEVAVNHLQPTPEYDFLSRQPSEVVDETFKVIDLKPSVSRHVLVQKSRGPDGKLRAFNSVANFNAEEEPATNKAPKKVAVKISPSASGARILKTAAPKPSTRSPNVEPTPASSGLDDESLEPLVGSQPGSNLVRQSRRPAIGGGGFNKNKYTPTPKSKSKEFEDYSTTDEEQNEFTSAQNEPTTPSYRKGSKFTSKITTTTQRVPSFKQNRFNRPTTSEPELESTEASGTQRRFQPSAKRYENNNSAAVVTPANRRAFKKHFQQQEQSPQSSPQPIPTAPLTFKSKLIRPTGRWEYKTSPKPRVTIRRIDENRHGQENATTPLTPHFPDVQIDNGDQALAGSGLLPALQHDDDNDVLVQDVSPTANAETIRVEISTPAEFKDIYYEIATIKSPYSFQVGSVKNTRFITVTSTIQKSLVEQTDSPVPARVEPLSENILASQAPNLYGREQPIDSSLATLPPISLSPDQATPPLETMTESFSTTELMLKTHILPVVRGTDTSSVTLVQSYKVTRLVTAVKTLPPMEVYQFVPSKTLNEFNTRLDEAGSELHLELEYGDSGNHDDDSSHPSAAKAFLDSLDLSNVGSAFDLSQMDKVNGPRSKKAHRMASASGNSSSVEHPSHQYQQQLQAPTMSPEQLQQLALYRLLNPNAPIPAPVITTSRPVLRYETVFETHALPVVNGGTTYYTTLSRPVGTVTRTDYELVTTTLAIPQPQSLPFPQQPPQLQPTPLFQFPQTPLFPQQQPQQQQSLFPVQPTLFPAQPSFAVTSTPVVTQSMVTQTDSKVLKLTFGAKTAYTTIYSSSVVPTQVTSYVTQSVAVQPTVAQFPNFIPYGGYPFLG; translated from the exons tttcagCGTTTGGATTAGTCAAAGCTGATTCACCACCAGGCCCCGTATATGTCAATCCAGATTTAGTTTATGAAAAACCCGAACTTATCGCTTCGCAGGTAGTTTCATCAGATTCTCAAATCACACAAACGGTATATGGATTTTTGGACTTTACTACAACGATTGGTAACACTGTAATGGTTTTTATGCCACAAAGTGCATCTATTTCACTAG atACTACAGTTGAAACACCATCAACCACAGAAGCTACAATCACTACTACTATTGAAGAAAAGCCTATTACAAAAGAACAGCTGGAAACAGCTGAGTCTATTGGGATTATTCCTAGTAAACCAGTAAATTTACCAATCGAttcaaaaaatgaagaaatagTTGTGACTTCGAATGAACCAATAATGACCACAAAGGAAACAACTACTACCGAACTAATTACCACAACTACAAAAGAGCCACcaacaacaaaaaacacagtaaaaaaatctgaacaagaaaaaaaatcaacaggAGTTCCagtaacaacaaaaaaaacgaTTGCAAAATCAACTACACCATCACCTCAAAAACCAAAACCAGCTGGAATTGCAAATAAAGAACCAGCGGTAAGCTCAAAGGTTGTAGTTTTGGCAGGTTCTAAAGtcatagaaaatattgtaactaaAGTAGAAGTAATTGAAGGAAGTACACCAGAGCCATCTAAAGTAGTGGAAAAGGCAATTTACAGTAAAGTAGAAGTGATTTCTGGTGAACCAGTCGAAGAGGTGGCTGTAAATCATTTACAACCGACTCCAGAATATGATTTCCTTTCCCGTCAACCTTCAGAAGTTGTGGACGaaacatttaaagtaattgatttaaaacctAGCGTATCTAGACACGTTCTCGTTCAAAAAAGTCGAGGTCCCGATGGAAAACTCCGTGCGTTTAACTCAGTAGCAAACTTTAATGCAGAAGAAGAGCCTGCAACTAACAAGGCACCGAAAAAAGTAGCTGTAAAAATATCACCATCTGCATCTGGTGCCCGAATCTTGAAAACAGCTGCACCAAAGCCTTCTACTAGATCACCAAACGTTGAACCTACTCCAGCCAGCTCTGGGTTAGATGACGAATCTCTAGAACCACTAGTAGGCTCACAACCAGGTTCAAACTTAGTTCGACAATCTAGGAGGCCAGCTATTGGAGGTGgaggttttaataaaaacaaatacacacCTACACCAAAAAGTAAATCAAAAGAATTTGAAGATTATTCGACTACTGATGAGGAACAAAATGAATTTACATCAGCTCAAAATGAACCTACTACTCCGAGTTACAGGAAAGGATCTAAATTCACTTCAAAAATTACTACTACAACACAGAGAGTTCCCAGCTTTAAACAAAACCGGTTTAACAGACCAACCACCTCTGAGCCAGAACTAGAATCGACTGAAGCATCCGGTACTCAAAGAAGGTTCCAGCCTAGTGCTAAGCgttacgaaaataataatagtgcagCGGTAGTCACACCAGCTAACCGCCGAGctttcaaaaaacatttccAACAACAAGAACAATCTCCCCAATCTAGCCCACAACCCATTCCGACAGCTCCATTgacatttaaatcaaaacttaTACGCCCAACTGGACGCTGGGAATATAAAACTTCGCCCAAGCCTCGTGTTACCATTCGCCGTATTGATGAAAACCGTCATGGACAGGAAAATGCTACAACACCATTAACACCACATTTCCCTGATGTACAAATTGACAACGGAGATCAAGCGTTGGCCGGTTCAGGTTTATTACCAGCTTTACAACACGATGATGATAACGACGTTTTAGTTCAAGACGTGAGCCCCACTGCAAATGCTGAGACCATCCGAGTGGAAATCTCTACTCCAGCTGAATTCAAAGACATATATTACGAAATTGCCACAATCAAATCGCCGTACTCATtccaa GTGGGTTCCGTAAAAAACACCAGGTTCATAACGGTAACGTCGACGATCCAAAAGAGCTTGGTAGAACAGACTGACAGTCCGGTACCAGCCAGAGTAGAACCACTGTCTGAGAACATATTGGCCAGCCAGGCGCCAAACCTCTACGGCCGCGAGCAGCCAATCGATTCGAGCCTAGCTACGCTGCCCCCGATCTCCTTATCCCCTGACCAAGCCACACCACCCTTAGAAACGATGACTGAAAGCTTTAGCACCACCGAACTGATGCTCAAGACGCATATTCTGCCAGTCGTTCGGGGTACGGATACCAGCAGCGTGACGCTGGTCCAGTCGTACAAAGTGACCAGGTTGGTTACCGCAGTCAAGACTCTGCCACCGATGGAAGTGTATCAGTTCGTGCCCAGCAAAACGCTTAACGAGTTCAATACACGACTTGACGAGGCCGGATCAGAACTACACCTAGAACTCGAGTATGGCGACAGTGGAAACCACGACGACGATTCGTCACATCCAAGTGCAGCTAAGGCATTCTTGGACAGTCTAGACCTGTCAAACGTGGGTTCGGCATTCGACCTGTCGCAGATGGACAAAGTAAATGGACCGCGGTCGAAGAAGGCACACCGGATGGCTTCGGCGTCGGGAAACTCGTCGTCGGTCGAACACCCGTCACATCAGTACCAACAGCAACTACAAGCGCCCACTATGAGCCCCGAACAGCTCCAGCAATTGGCCCTGTACAGGCTGTTGAACCCGAACGCGCCCATACCAGCGCCAGTCATCACCACCTCCCGACCGGTTTTGCGGTACGAGACTGTTTTCGAAACGCATGCCTTACCCGTGGTCAACGGTGGTACAACGTACTACACCACTCTGTCACGACCCGTAGGCACAGTTACTAGAACCGATTATGAGCTGGTCACAACCACGTTGGCTATACCTCAACCGCAGTCGCTACCGTTCCCACAACAACCCCCGCAACTCCAACCCACGCCACTGTTCCAGTTCCCACAAACACCCCTGTTCCCACAGCAACAGCCCCAGCAGCAGCAGTCTCTGTTCCCGGTGCAACCGACGCTGTTCCCGGCTCAACCATCGTTTGCGGTCACGTCTACACCCGTCGTCACCCAGTCAATGGTCACGCAAACCGACAGCAAGGTACTGAAGCTCACGTTCGGCGCCAAAACCGCGTATACCACCATTTATTCCAGCTCGGTGGTGCCTACCCAGGTCACGTCGTACGTCACGCAGTCTGTGGCAGTTCAGCCGACCGTCGCACAGTTCCCCAACTTCATACCGTACGGCGGCTACCCGTTCCTGGGTTAG